The Glycine max cultivar Williams 82 chromosome 3, Glycine_max_v4.0, whole genome shotgun sequence sequence TTGAAAACTCTAGTAAGTTAATCTGGTTCAACCTAATCACGAGTTAAATGAGTCGGAAAAATGTTGACTTATATTTCAAAAGTGTGTTGGACAAATTCGTGTTAatcttttactcttttattttggttttaaacatccttgatattttttattctttgagtTTGTTTTTATGAACTAGTATGTTGTATTTATGCccttttaattttctatatttttttatttcttaattttatttattttttgaataattccGGCCATTTATGACTCTGCCTTTTTTGGTCTTGTTAGACCCAGGCATGTTTGAGTAAATagcttaattaaatatatatatatatatatatatatatatttaacaattcaaaattaactttataaaaattaattttatccaattttataATGGACCCTAAGGCTTTTTTATCGTTGTAAACACCTGTAATCAAGTCAAGTGCCAGGTTAAATTTCCTCTAGTATAATGATTAATGACTTGCGCCTattctccttttctttcttaGAGGACCTCCATTTTTACAGTATTTGCTTGCATTGGTAATTTGGTATCATAGTTTAgaggaaaacaaataaagagaTTAATGCCTGtatattaatgatataaaatagttttatgtcgtaacataattatatattaatgtttaaattattttaaaataattattttaaatgtcaataaatttattatacatgataagttataattaaataattatgtaaaactttttttatttcaggTGCATAATCTtttctcataaataaaataggtaTGGTTCATAGCgtgattatttcttttatatttcataCAAGCTTGCTCTGTTCtcctttgttatttatttattttccgaATAAGTAACCCATATATACGCCCCATGGCTATGATTATTCACGGACTTTCAGTGTTAATTGGCAAGTTTAAAAGCAGAAGATATATACTCCATGAAATGATGAGATACTAATAATTGATGTGCTACTGCCCGAATGGTGGAGAATTTAACGATGTTAATAATTCTCAACTATGTAAACTACATATTGATGAAATGtgagaatcaaaataattaactgAATTGTAACACGGGAATCATAAGATACGTGCCCTTTTTGTAGGACATGGAGATGAATTCCAGCTTAACCCAGACTTTTCCATCCCTTCATTATCTGCCATCTTATCGATTAACAATCCTTGAAGATCCTCCAACATGCCTTTCTCatcctaaaaaaaatcaagatccAAAACGTTATTTAgaactattatattatatttaaggaaCAAATATTAATAAGCAAAAATTCCTCTCACTCACTTTAGATGTTAGTAAAGAGTTTACTATGGAGTATCATACACGTGGAGTCTTGGTTTTGAAGTTAGAAAACCAGTTAGagaatttttcaataaaaaaatatattttaatataaatatatgatttacACTAATTTAAGTGTATAGATTTaagtttctgtaaaaaaaagtatatgagtatgagaaaaaaaaactatatactattaataaaaaaacaattcaaatgataatttataattacataacagtttgattattttacatttttacatGCGTAAACATTAAACTTTAAGTAGTCTTTGTCTAATAATtcgaaattaatttaaacaaaacgGACACTACAGAGGGATTGATATGCAATACCTTGGGTCTCACTTTCTGCATCATCAAGGCCATTTCTTGCATGAAATCAAGAAATCCCTGTAATTTTCATAGTTGCTAAATTCAGCCACCAAATCtcatgataattaattaataattaacaacaggagaaattcagaaaaaaaaataagagagcaACGTTTCTCAATTCTTAACTAGGGAAAAACACCCACCTCATCATCATCCTCTCCGATCAGACCAAACAAGCCAGCATCATATATCCTTCTCTTCCCTTTATTAGACAAAACTAGATTTACATGGGAAAACAGAGACAATCAGTTACAGCCTCATTATAATAGAAATTGCATTATTACAGACACATATATAAGCTTAATTTGTAAACGCAAAGCACCTGAATAAGCCTCTTGTACGCGCAGGAATCGGTTTTTAGCTTCTAGTGCAAGCTTAGGGTCCTTGATCCACCTATCAGGATGCcacttcttttaatccaaaaGAACAACACAAATGCACCAATTAATTAGAACCCTTGTTAAATaaatagtagtaataataataataataataaagttataTATAGTACAATGTTTAAGTGCAGGGAATAAATATGGAAATACCAGAGCCATCTTACGATAAGCGCATCGAATTTCGTCGTCGGTGCAATGTTTGACAATCCCAAGCTCTGAATAATAACAAACGGCACCGTTTGACTCGACGGTGCCCAACATATTTGCAACaaggaaaatcaaaatgttCTTGCTATTTCAGTTAGTAGTCAGCAGTTGGAAGAGTATATAATGTAATGGGAGGAACCTTTTGatgcataaaatataatataatgtaatgTAATGGGAGCTTGTGCTGGTTTCCGTAGTTTAATTATGTCGAAAAGGTTTGGAAGTGAAAGATCCATATGTCCAGCCAGAAAGTTCCAGAGatttcttttgggtcttccacATCCACAAGTTGCATGACTTATAAATGATCCAAGGTTTCACCACAAACTGTTATCGTGCATTGCCTAGCCACAAAAATTGAACTATTTTGTTTCTCTCCTTAATTCCTTCACCAATTAaagtaaaaactgaaaaagaaaaaaaagtggtgGTCCTCGTTGAGTCGTAGTTACTTATTTATGTGGCTATCTGCCAATTTATTTCCATCTTTCGAGTACACTATAAAAGTCTGattggaaaaattatttataatttgtttaaatttatttatatgaataattGAGAGTGTTTATGAAAATAGTTATCATAAGCTGTTTATTTATTGGAATTTTCaagataatttatgaaaatagattagaacttatataaaaatagttcAGTCattatagaaataatttatacataaacGCTTGTATAAGAAACAGGGAGCTTTGCCCCCAACcctttcagcaaaaaaaaaaaaaaaaaacttgtgtagGAAACACTTATTAAATAAGTgttaaattaagttgtttatAGAATTTATCGCTTGTAAGTTGCAACTTACTATAAGGGTCGACACTGggtatgtaaatttttttttttccttttgatatTCTTACTTTGTAGATATTGGAAAATATATGTACCTTTTACTTGAGTTTAGCCTTCGAATTGAGTGagtaataaaacaaaacattacTTGAAATTAGTATTTTCATagagttagtattttttttattcgtggtttattaatattattatgagttgatttttcAAAGAATATCAGTGTAATGTAAAGATCCTGTTGTATaaagtaaataacaaaaacatatttgtgtaattttttatgcCCCTTTTACACAACGAAAATATGATTTCGAATGTGTACTTTATAAGGTGGAAACATATTTCCATTAAAAGGATATTTtgtgaataataaaaatttaaaagcacATGGGGTGAGAATAGCAATTTGTGAGATGAGAATGATATTCCTTTTATAGACCCAGCCATATTTCAACATTGGGCTCTTAAACAGCAACAAAAGTTGATCAATTCAACTTTGGGCTACGGACTGATTTCTGTTGGAGGTAGACGAAGATTTTGGGGTTAAGCTAAGAAGCACTAGCCTATTCCTTAGTATATCAGCTGCATTATTTGATCTCTGTTTGCAACTTGTTAACGTTGTTTTTGGTAATTTGTTTTGCAACTTATATGGTCAATATAGATATTCTCATTTCGGGCTGAAACAATGCTGACACCATAATATGCAGTTAATATCCAGTTTTTTCTTTAGTTTAATAATTTGACTCCTTATGAAAACACAGACACTCGTGCTGCAAAATTATTGTTAAGGAATAATGAGAAACGTATATTTGTCTAAGTGTACTTTAATCCAAAGCCTTCCTCAAGTGATATCAAGCTCTTTCGAGAATTACTTGGTTTCGAAATTGAATCCCACTTAGGCCATTCTACTTGTCCTTTGACCAACCCCTTCCCCCCTCGTTAGGCCGTAAAACTTAAAGTAGCATGTCATGGCGGATTACTGGTTGtatttgatataattaaaaacaacaaaattaaacataaaatagttatatttatttccactaaaaaaattagaaagaaacaAGCCATTCcattatattttctttgtatGCCAGGACTACCCTATTTTGTAACATAATGATAATGAGCTCAATTAGGAAAACTATTCGGTTGATAAAATGTGTCAACTAACTTAGTTGATTTTAAGCTGTAACTAAATTATACCTTCTTCCTTATATTTTCAGTCAAACATTtgctttatatttaaaaaataagcattTGCTTTTATTCAAGTAATTTTCTCTCCTAGACAAAgctcataaaaattatttatggttGCCACGCTTATAAAAGCATTCTCATTGAGCATAatccaaagaaagaaagagaaatgtgAGATGAaaagataaggaaaaaaaaaacttacgagGGAGAGGGGGGGTAGAGATAAGGAAATTGAtttgtacaaataaaaaatcgTTGCAGTGTTAggagtttcatttttttacatcCCCTAAAAATCTAGTgtagagtaaaataaaaaatgccacGATACAAACAAAGCAACAAGCATTATTGCTCCATTACCCGTGTGATTACAAAATacaaaccaacaaaaaaaattataacaatctctctctctctcgcgtcgatctaaaaattgaaaaaattaaaaaaaatcaaatataaacaaTCACTCTCTTTACCTTTTCAGTAAACACGTTTATTTTCTATTCCCAGTTCTACGTTTCACGTCAACTGGAGCCGGATGCCTTCCTGATCGATGTGGGACACCATTTGAGTTTTTCAATGAAGGTGAAGGACCTAGAGGAGAAGAATGAACAGCATTCTTGCTGCAaaattgcaacaaaaaaaaaataataattaacatcCAATAGATACTAGATAGTACATATAAAAAATCTGAAATAAACTTTAGTAGAgtctatatatattttactatatAAAGAAACGTTTTACTAGAATATCATTTTTGCATTACCTCAACTCAGGGCTGTTTTTTGCTGCCTTTGAGATAGATCTCATAGTCTTTGATCCAATTCCATTGGTCACGCTGCTAAGTTTGGAATGATTAAATTGCCAAAGTAAGTCAGGTTCTGAGGAATCACTGGTTGCAGCATCAAGCTCATCCATGATGTCATCAGAACCCGCAATGTTAAACTGGTTGGCTCCCATGAACATAGTATAGGATTGTTCCGAGTACATTTTGGGAGAATCTTCTATATATTTCTGATAAAAGGCCTCAGATAAGTTCCCATTGTTTGCTGCTTGCCAACACCCCAAGAGGTTCTCAGTTTTGTTTACATCTTGCTTGTTGACCATGACCTTGTCAACCCATTCACCAGAACCACTTTCTTTGTCATCCTCCCCATAGTTTTGTGCAAGACTATTGTTCACTGGGGGCCATGGTGGTGAATTTGCTGATATCTCATCGAAATCAAAGCTCTGAGTTTTGTGCCTCACTGTGGTATTACTCTGAAGCTGCTGGATGAATCAAATTCCATCTCAGTTCAACATGGGATAgtagtaaattaataataataactaaaattttaaaatgataaatgtgTCTCAGAAAATTTTTCAGGCATGGCTTGGCCCACAACTTTTAGTAGTAAACACATGTTTTTTCCTAACCAAAGTAAAGTAAGTAGTTGAATACACAAAAGTGTACTTTGATGATCCCATTGAATTATTAGTAACCGTGTGTATGTTcaaaaatcatatcaaatttttctaaaataaattctcTATACTAAATATAAGGCTTTCTGTTTTCCTACATGCATTAAATCATTTGGAAcaaatgagaaattaaaatgctttATCAACATAAGCAAACCACAAGGAAAAGTAGTATACATACTTCTATGTTGCCAACCTCAACCATTGGTTGCCGGCAACCAAGCTGATCCACAGTGTCAGGATCTCGCTGGTTTATATGATAAGGTGATAgctcactagcttttgttcTGTATTTTTCAGAGCTGCTGGAAAAAGAATGTTCTGATTCTCCTTCCTTTCTTGCCAGTGCTGCCTTGAGGCTGGCAATCTGAAACACAATTCAATAATTAGACTTGATCGAAGTAGAAAAATGGAATTACTAAGATTATTATAAAGAGAACCAGAAAATTTAGATTTCACTATCAACCTGTTCTTTGAGCTCTTTAACATCTGCACTATCTTTGTTTACTCGAGAAGCACCAAGTTCAACTGTGGCAACTCTTTCAGCAAATTTTAAGGTACTAATTGTTTCTCCAATAGCATCACTCTCTGGACTTATGTGAACAAACATTAGTGTCTTGGCCTGTCCTCCTGAAACAAAACAAACCAAGATTATCAGAATTCATAGGAATTGTACAACTCAAGGACAGAAAAGAATATAGCTGGAAAACCAACTTCTTAAACCTTACCAAGTGAATCTTGGAGTAGTTGtgtgagtttactatttctgtAAGGTACGTGTGAGTTTTTCTGAGCAAGGGAAGCAATGACATCTCCCAAAGCTGAAAGAGATTTGTTAATATGCTGTGCTTCTTTTAGTCTATCTCCTGTGGCCTCAGATTTATCCACCCTCTCACTTCCTGCCAAGTCAACCAAATGCATGCAACCACGAAGGATAGCTCCAGATGTCAAATCTCTTCCCTGAACATGAACAGTCAAGCAACTGCAAAATTGATATTTGGAAGAAGACAATGGTTAATTGTGTCCAAGAAATATCATCACAAAAACACGAGTGAAGAGCAAGAAAGTGAATATGATATACCATACCTATGAGATCGGCTACTGCGGTCATTAAGGGCTGTTGCTCCAACTGCACGGTTCCTTTGCCCAAGGTTCATTAGTTCAATAACATCAATAGTAGATGATACAGGAACAAGGCTTGCATCTGGCACACTGAGTCCTTTTTGAGAACTACTTCGAATTTCTAATGTATCAATAGTTAAGGGCAGCAATAAATGTTATGTATGTTCTATAATTTTTGGAGGTTATACTAAACCAAAATAGACAGGACTTATGTTGTTCTATACAAAACCAAAGAGAATCAAATAACTGGTAAAAGGATATCTTTTGTTTGTTCCATCAGTGACCAGCAGATCCCTGACTTGCTCATTGTAAATCTCAATCATTTGAACAGAAACGTCATAGTGGAAAGTGTCCCTCCTTTGATCTGCTATAAGAAACAAATCACTTAGAGCCCTGTAATTTACACCTTGGCTTTTCTCTGTGATCTCTTTTGGTCCAGTCTAcatgttaaaaacataaatcaGCAAACGatcattaaaaaattcattattttttggtttacaGAAAAAATGAAAGTGCATATGGATCCTACCATAGTGTAGGTTTTTCCTGATCCTGTTTGGCCATATGCAAATATGCAAACATTAAAACCATCAAGAGCAGACCTAACGAGTGGCTGCATATCTAGGAAGACCTCGGCTGCAACAGGAGCAAATTTTCAATTACACTAAAACTATAAACCTTTGAGATAATTGAAACCAAAAAGCAAACCAACCTTGGGTTGCAGATGGTCCAAAGATTTTGTTAAAGTTGAAGGACCTGCGTCCCTTCCCATTCTTTGAAGGAATATTAACTGTGATAGTTCCATCTTCTATATTTTCCACTGCACTCAAATGGTTTGCTTGTCCAGGAAAGAAGGGTCTTACACGACAGTACACCCTAATACTTCCTGATGGAACAAATTTATTCATCTTAATTCAATTATGGGATTACATGAAATAACAAAGGCATATAGGTCTGAACCAAAAGCAACAAACCAACCAGTGATATTTATTACCCTTAAGATCCTGGACTTGATTGTATAGTTTGCGATTTTCTTCAAGAACTCTATGATATCCAGAAGCAGCATTAGCTAAGCCATGAATGTGCATGCCTGGTATTACACATATTCAAGTTAATTAGTTACTTCTGGTAGTTAGCTATAATTAGCTTGCTATTTTATTAATCAATCACAAGGCAACAAAGAAGGGAGGACAACAATAGAgcaaaaaactgaaaatgaaaaaatcacaGATCCTTACCAAGATTGGAGAACTCCTCATGAAATTTCATTTGCATGAACTGCATACCATCTTTTGTGGAGTGAAGAGTATGCCTTAGCTCCTACAATATCATCAAGAACGGAAATATTTAACTTCTGTAGTAAGAAATTACAAAGATTAAACATGATAAATATGAACTCATTCTCTACCTGAATTTCTCTTTGCTGCTGGTCGAAGAGCATTTTCTGCTTCATAAGTTGCCTTTGTGATTCCTCATCAGCAACTTGATTTTTATGACTGTGGCcctctttttttgttgttaccATAGTAGCAACTTGATTTTTATGAATGTAATCCTCTTTTTTCGTTGCCACATGAATCTTCTTCTCCCCCTAGTCACAAAATAGATGACTGTAAGAATTAAAGCATTTTCAAGTTTCCTCAAGGTCCTGGAATATGTTAAACACAAGGCATGTTACCTTTTTATCTGCCATGGCAGACCCGTTGCTCTGAGAAACAGGATCTCTTGAAGTTACTTTTGTCTGCGAAGTTACATGAAAAGGATGAAAATCAAGAACAGCTTGTCATGAGAATCAACTTAAGAACAAGTACTCTCTTGGGGTGGGCTAAAAACTAATGACATTATGAGAAGGTGAAAATTGTCATACCTGTTCACCTTGGCTTGCAATTCGTTGCTCAAACTCCTCTACAACTTTGTTTAAAACAGATTCAACCAACTGTTCCATgcagaagaataaaaatattacaaataaacAACTAGTTTTAAAGGCATTCTTGCTCAGTGTTATGAATGGGACTGTGAATGCAACATTGTTTCATGATAatgttataattttcaaaacctTTTTATTATGGTAGAGGCAAAAGAGACTCAAGTAAAACTAACAGACTCAATATAAGGTCTAAGTGTCTAGCTTAATTAGTAaagttgtgaattgtgatgaaattcaattgtgaaacACATAGAGCTACACATTGACATACCGTTGAAACTTCATCTGGCTTCTTATCTGATAAAATTGCC is a genomic window containing:
- the LOC100794942 gene encoding chaperone protein DnaJ; this encodes MLGTVESNGAVCYYSELGIVKHCTDDEIRCAYRKMALKWHPDRWIKDPKLALEAKNRFLRVQEAYSVLSNKGKRRIYDAGLFGLIGEDDDEGFLDFMQEMALMMQKVRPKDEKGMLEDLQGLLIDKMADNEGMEKSGLSWNSSPCPTKRARIL
- the LOC100795476 gene encoding kinesin-like protein KIN-14I isoform X2 translates to MAAEAALFFSVASVVEDVLQQHGPRLKDLDLESRKAEEAASRRYEAAGWLRKMVGVVAAKDLPAEPSEEEFRLGLRSGIILCNVINKVQSGAVPKVVESPVDSALIPDGAPLTAYQYFENVRNFLVAVQEIGIPIFEASDLEQGGKSSRIVNCVLALKSYSEWKMSGSNGVWKFGGNLKPTVSAKSFVRKNSDPFTNSLSRTSSLNDKSIAALNSDVENIKMSGSHSLSMLVRAILSDKKPDEVSTLVESVLNKVVEEFEQRIASQGEQTKVTSRDPVSQSNGSAMADKKGEKKIHVATKKEDYIHKNQVATMVTTKKEGHSHKNQVADEESQRQLMKQKMLFDQQQREIQELRHTLHSTKDGMQFMQMKFHEEFSNLGMHIHGLANAASGYHRVLEENRKLYNQVQDLKGSIRVYCRVRPFFPGQANHLSAVENIEDGTITVNIPSKNGKGRRSFNFNKIFGPSATQAEVFLDMQPLVRSALDGFNVCIFAYGQTGSGKTYTMTGPKEITEKSQGVNYRALSDLFLIADQRRDTFHYDVSVQMIEIYNEQVRDLLVTDGTNKRLEIRSSSQKGLSVPDASLVPVSSTIDVIELMNLGQRNRAVGATALNDRSSRSHSCLTVHVQGRDLTSGAILRGCMHLVDLAGSERVDKSEATGDRLKEAQHINKSLSALGDVIASLAQKNSHVPYRNSKLTQLLQDSLGGQAKTLMFVHISPESDAIGETISTLKFAERVATVELGASRVNKDSADVKELKEQIASLKAALARKEGESEHSFSSSSEKYRTKASELSPYHINQRDPDTVDQLGCRQPMVEVGNIELQSNTTVRHKTQSFDFDEISANSPPWPPVNNSLAQNYGEDDKESGSGEWVDKVMVNKQDVNKTENLLGCWQAANNGNLSEAFYQKYIEDSPKMYSEQSYTMFMGANQFNIAGSDDIMDELDAATSDSSEPDLLWQFNHSKLSSVTNGIGSKTMRSISKAAKNSPELSKNAVHSSPLGPSPSLKNSNGVPHRSGRHPAPVDVKRRTGNRK
- the LOC100795476 gene encoding kinesin-like protein KIN-14I isoform X1: MAAEAALFFSVASVVEDVLQQHGPRLKDLDLESRKAEEAASRRYEAAGWLRKMVGVVAAKDLPAEPSEEEFRLGLRSGIILCNVINKVQSGAVPKVVESPVDSALIPDGAPLTAYQYFENVRNFLVAVQEIGIPIFEASDLEQGGKSSRIVNCVLALKSYSEWKMSGSNGVWKFGGNLKPTVSAKSFVRKNSDPFTNSLSRTSSLNDKSIAALNSDVENIKMSGSHSLSMLVRAILSDKKPDEVSTLVESVLNKVVEEFEQRIASQGEQTKVTSRDPVSQSNGSAMADKKGEKKIHVATKKEDYIHKNQVATMVTTKKEGHSHKNQVADEESQRQLMKQKMLFDQQQREIQELRHTLHSTKDGMQFMQMKFHEEFSNLGMHIHGLANAASGYHRVLEENRKLYNQVQDLKGSIRVYCRVRPFFPGQANHLSAVENIEDGTITVNIPSKNGKGRRSFNFNKIFGPSATQAEVFLDMQPLVRSALDGFNVCIFAYGQTGSGKTYTMTGPKEITEKSQGVNYRALSDLFLIADQRRDTFHYDVSVQMIEIYNEQVRDLLVTDGTNKRLEIRSSSQKGLSVPDASLVPVSSTIDVIELMNLGQRNRAVGATALNDRSSRSHSCLTVHVQGRDLTSGAILRGCMHLVDLAGSERVDKSEATGDRLKEAQHINKSLSALGDVIASLAQKNSHVPYRNSKLTQLLQDSLGGQAKTLMFVHISPESDAIGETISTLKFAERVATVELGASRVNKDSADVKELKEQIASLKAALARKEGESEHSFSSSSEKYRTKASELSPYHINQRDPDTVDQLGCRQPMVEVGNIEQLQSNTTVRHKTQSFDFDEISANSPPWPPVNNSLAQNYGEDDKESGSGEWVDKVMVNKQDVNKTENLLGCWQAANNGNLSEAFYQKYIEDSPKMYSEQSYTMFMGANQFNIAGSDDIMDELDAATSDSSEPDLLWQFNHSKLSSVTNGIGSKTMRSISKAAKNSPELSKNAVHSSPLGPSPSLKNSNGVPHRSGRHPAPVDVKRRTGNRK